A genomic region of Streptomyces sp. R33 contains the following coding sequences:
- a CDS encoding amidase family protein, translated as MPGSFADQVRHEPGRLRIAFSRRPADGHRVHADCLAALDDAVGLLAGLGHELVEADLPGLTPDVGDAIGTAYGAYVSWILAYWIRELGREPLTRAYWEHGLRLTGGDYLLAVTTLQHFARTTARFLSPFDTWLTPTLAQPPLLLGEMTSTEDEPLRAAERSAPFVAFPAVVANITGVPAMSVPLYWSGSGLPIGVHFLGRVGDEATLLRLAAQLEHARPWADRRPDRPATPTWHDPAAGASLEEGPSP; from the coding sequence ATGCCGGGATCGTTCGCCGACCAGGTCCGCCACGAGCCGGGGCGACTGCGGATCGCGTTCAGCAGGCGCCCGGCGGACGGCCACCGCGTGCACGCCGACTGCCTCGCGGCCCTGGACGACGCCGTCGGGCTCCTCGCCGGGCTGGGCCACGAGCTCGTCGAAGCCGACCTGCCCGGCCTCACACCGGACGTCGGCGACGCCATCGGCACCGCATACGGCGCCTACGTGTCCTGGATCCTCGCCTACTGGATCCGCGAACTCGGCCGCGAACCCCTCACCCGGGCGTACTGGGAACACGGCCTGCGCCTCACCGGCGGCGACTACCTCCTCGCCGTCACCACACTCCAGCACTTCGCCCGCACCACCGCCCGGTTCCTCAGCCCCTTCGACACCTGGCTCACTCCGACTCTGGCCCAACCACCGCTCCTCCTGGGCGAGATGACCTCGACAGAGGACGAACCACTGCGCGCCGCCGAGCGGAGCGCCCCCTTCGTCGCCTTCCCCGCCGTCGTCGCCAACATCACCGGCGTCCCCGCCATGTCCGTACCCCTGTACTGGTCCGGCAGCGGCCTGCCCATCGGCGTCCACTTCCTCGGCCGCGTCGGCGACGAGGCAACCCTCCTCCGCCTCGCAGCCCAGCTCGAACACGCCCGCCCCTGGGCCGACCGGCGCCCGGACCGACCGGCCACGCCGACGTGGCACGATCCGGCCGCCGGGGCCAGCCTGGAAGAAGGACCCTCCCCGTAA
- a CDS encoding class I SAM-dependent methyltransferase has product MWGEGEAYEPYIGRWSRQAAVECVRRLDVAEGSDWRDIGCGTGAVTRAVLDVAGAQRVVGVEPSDSYVRYARQHVTDSRAQFVRGDAMRLPFPDGRASVAISGLVLNFVPAPERAVAEMARIIRPGGTLAAYLWDYTQGGMELIRYFWEAAVSLDEGSRELDEALRFPLCAPGPLEELLRAAGLADVEVDEINIPTRFRDFDDYWAPFLGGQGPAPSYLASLPPKGQEALRERLRARLPIEADGSIALTARAWNGRGRRPTR; this is encoded by the coding sequence GTGTGGGGCGAAGGGGAAGCGTACGAGCCCTACATCGGGCGGTGGAGCCGGCAGGCGGCGGTGGAGTGCGTCCGCCGGCTGGACGTTGCGGAGGGCAGCGACTGGCGGGACATCGGCTGCGGGACGGGTGCCGTCACGCGAGCGGTCCTGGACGTGGCCGGCGCCCAGCGGGTGGTGGGAGTCGAGCCGTCGGACAGCTACGTCCGGTACGCCCGGCAGCACGTCACGGATTCCCGGGCCCAGTTCGTACGCGGCGACGCGATGAGGCTGCCGTTCCCGGATGGCCGGGCGTCGGTGGCGATCAGCGGCCTGGTCCTCAACTTCGTCCCTGCTCCTGAGCGGGCCGTCGCAGAGATGGCCCGCATCATACGCCCCGGCGGCACGCTCGCCGCGTACCTCTGGGACTACACCCAGGGAGGCATGGAACTCATCCGCTACTTCTGGGAAGCCGCCGTCTCCCTGGACGAGGGCAGCCGGGAGCTGGACGAAGCCCTCCGGTTCCCCCTGTGCGCGCCCGGTCCGTTGGAAGAGCTGCTGCGAGCGGCCGGCCTGGCGGACGTGGAGGTCGACGAGATCAACATCCCCACACGCTTCAGGGATTTCGACGACTACTGGGCCCCGTTCCTGGGCGGGCAAGGGCCTGCCCCGTCGTACCTCGCTTCACTGCCGCCGAAGGGGCAGGAGGCGTTGCGCGAGCGTCTGCGCGCTCGCCTACCCATCGAGGCCGACGGTTCGATCGCCCTCACCGCTCGCGCCTGGAACGGCCGGGGAAGACGTCCGACCCGCTGA